The Pseudomonas sp. FP2309 genome has a window encoding:
- the pyrC gene encoding dihydroorotase, with amino-acid sequence MSDRLTLLRPDDWHIHLRDGAALPHTVADVARTFGRAIIMPNLVPPVRDAAQADAYRQRILAARPAGSRFEPLMVLYLTDRTQPEEIRQAKASGFVHAAKLYPAGATTNSDSGVTSIDKILPAIEAMAEVGMPLLIHGEVTRGDVDVFDREKIFIDEHMRRVVELFPTLKVVFEHITTADAVQFVTEASANVGATITAHHLLYNRNHMLVGGIRPHFYCLPILKRNTHQVALLDAATSGNPKFFLGTDSAPHAQHAKEAACGCAGCYTAYAAIELYAEAFEQRNALDKLEGFASLNGPRFYGLPANTDRITLVRKDWTAPASLPFGELTVIPLRAGETLRWRLLEESK; translated from the coding sequence ATGTCCGACCGCCTGACCCTGCTGCGTCCCGACGACTGGCATATTCATCTTCGCGATGGTGCTGCGTTACCTCATACCGTGGCCGATGTAGCGCGCACGTTTGGCCGCGCCATCATCATGCCGAACCTGGTACCACCGGTGCGTGATGCTGCCCAAGCCGACGCCTATCGCCAGCGTATCCTCGCTGCCCGGCCGGCCGGCAGCCGCTTCGAACCGTTGATGGTGCTCTACCTCACCGACCGCACCCAGCCCGAAGAAATTCGCCAGGCCAAGGCCAGCGGTTTCGTGCACGCCGCCAAGCTGTACCCGGCCGGCGCGACCACCAACTCCGATTCCGGCGTGACCAGTATCGACAAGATCCTGCCCGCCATCGAAGCCATGGCGGAAGTGGGCATGCCGCTGCTGATCCACGGCGAAGTCACCCGTGGCGATGTGGACGTGTTCGATCGCGAGAAGATCTTCATCGACGAGCACATGCGCCGTGTGGTCGAGCTGTTCCCGACGCTCAAGGTGGTGTTCGAACACATCACCACAGCGGATGCCGTGCAGTTCGTCACCGAGGCTTCGGCCAATGTCGGTGCGACGATCACCGCCCATCACCTGCTCTACAACCGCAACCACATGCTGGTGGGCGGGATTCGGCCGCACTTCTACTGCCTGCCGATCCTAAAGCGCAATACCCACCAGGTCGCGCTGCTGGATGCCGCTACAAGCGGCAACCCGAAGTTCTTCCTCGGTACCGACTCGGCGCCCCACGCGCAGCACGCCAAAGAAGCCGCCTGCGGCTGCGCCGGCTGCTACACCGCGTATGCCGCCATCGAGCTGTACGCTGAAGCGTTCGAACAGCGCAACGCTCTGGACAAACTCGAAGGCTTCGCCAGCCTCAATGGCCCGCGCTTCTACGGCCTGCCGGCGAATACCGACCGCATTACCCTGGTCCGTAAAGATTGGACCGCCCCTGCCAGCCTGCCCTTCGGCGAGCTGACCGTTATCCCGCTGCGCGCCGGTGAAACACTGCGCTGGCGCCTGCTGGAGGAAAGCAAGTGA
- a CDS encoding PA3496 family putative envelope integrity protein, producing MSTGKEQLELDDELAQSDDDGAEAPPEVAKTNLSKRRTIDNLLEERRLQKQLADYDFDL from the coding sequence ATGAGCACTGGCAAAGAACAATTGGAACTGGACGATGAACTCGCTCAGTCGGATGACGATGGGGCTGAAGCACCCCCAGAAGTGGCCAAGACCAATCTGAGCAAACGCCGCACCATCGACAATCTTCTGGAAGAGCGACGCTTGCAGAAACAACTGGCCGATTACGACTTCGACCTCTGA
- a CDS encoding OmpA family protein: protein MRQHYLALLSVFASLPAMALTFQTRLENIEWKVEGDKFECRLTQPITDFGSGEFVRRAGEQATFRLKAYNGSLGAGSATLLAAAAPWQPGRGDINLGAVRAGSGDVLFNSSQAQAGRLFNGLLEGRSPTVRHYGREGGYSEVRLLPVKFNKAYSDYQLCTAKLLPMNYDQVKQTEVGFPGGGIELDAAAKQKLAVILEFLKADPTVNHIELNGHSDNSGNRLSNRDVSRRRALAVMDYFKANGVPESQISLRFHGESYPLAPNTNAANRARNRRVNVQLERVVTPEKPAPQASGPSNPAHTS from the coding sequence GTGCGCCAGCATTATCTAGCCCTGCTCAGTGTGTTCGCCAGCCTGCCTGCGATGGCCCTCACGTTCCAGACACGTCTGGAGAACATTGAGTGGAAGGTAGAGGGCGACAAGTTCGAATGTCGCCTGACCCAACCGATCACCGACTTCGGTTCGGGGGAGTTCGTGCGCCGGGCCGGCGAGCAAGCGACATTTCGCCTGAAGGCCTATAACGGTTCGCTGGGCGCTGGGTCGGCCACGTTATTGGCCGCTGCCGCGCCCTGGCAGCCGGGTCGTGGCGATATCAACCTCGGTGCCGTGCGCGCCGGCAGTGGCGACGTGCTTTTCAACAGCTCCCAGGCCCAGGCCGGGCGCCTGTTCAATGGCTTGCTCGAAGGCCGCTCGCCGACGGTGCGGCATTACGGGCGTGAAGGTGGATACTCGGAAGTTCGCCTGCTGCCAGTGAAGTTCAACAAAGCCTACAGCGATTATCAGTTGTGTACCGCCAAGCTGCTGCCGATGAATTACGATCAGGTCAAGCAAACCGAAGTCGGCTTCCCGGGTGGGGGGATCGAGTTGGACGCCGCGGCCAAGCAGAAGCTGGCAGTGATCCTCGAATTCCTCAAGGCTGACCCTACGGTTAACCACATCGAGCTCAACGGTCACTCGGACAACAGCGGTAACCGCCTGAGCAACCGCGATGTCTCGCGTCGCCGCGCGTTAGCGGTCATGGATTATTTCAAGGCCAATGGTGTGCCGGAATCCCAGATCTCCCTGCGCTTCCATGGCGAAAGCTACCCGCTGGCGCCCAACACCAATGCCGCCAACCGAGCCCGCAACCGTCGCGTGAACGTTCAGCTTGAGCGGGTGGTAACCCCAGAGAAGCCAGCGCCCCAGGCCAGCGGCCCGAGCAATCCGGCGCACACTTCGTAA
- a CDS encoding argininosuccinate synthase, which yields MADVNKVVLAYSGGLDTSVILKWLQDTYNCEVVTFTADLGQGEEVEPARAKAQAMGVKEIYIDDLREEFVRDFVFPMFRANTVYEGEYLLGTSIARPLIAKRLIEIANETGADAISHGATGKGNDQVRFELGAYALKPGVKVIAPWREWDLLSREKLMDYAEKHAIPIERHGKKKSPYSMDANLLHISYEGGVLEDTWTEHEEDMWKWTVSPENAPDKPQYLELTYRNGDIVALDGVEMTPATVLATLNRIGGEHGIGRLDIVENRYVGMKSRGCYETPGGTIMLRAHRAIESITLDREVAHLKDELMPKYASLIYTGYWWSPERLMLQQMIDASQAHVNGVVRLKLYKGNVIVTGRKSDDSLFDANIATFEEDGGAYNQADAAGFIKLNALRMRIAANKGRSLF from the coding sequence ATGGCCGACGTAAACAAGGTCGTTCTCGCGTATTCCGGCGGCCTGGACACTTCGGTGATCCTCAAGTGGCTGCAGGATACTTATAACTGTGAAGTGGTGACCTTCACCGCTGACCTGGGTCAGGGCGAAGAGGTCGAACCTGCACGTGCCAAGGCGCAAGCCATGGGCGTGAAAGAGATCTACATTGACGACCTGCGCGAAGAGTTCGTCCGCGATTTCGTTTTCCCGATGTTTCGCGCCAATACCGTCTACGAAGGCGAATACCTGCTGGGTACCTCCATCGCCCGTCCGCTGATCGCCAAGCGCTTGATCGAAATCGCCAACGAGACCGGCGCGGACGCCATTTCCCATGGTGCCACCGGCAAGGGCAACGACCAGGTGCGTTTCGAACTGGGCGCCTACGCCCTAAAGCCAGGCGTGAAGGTGATTGCTCCTTGGCGTGAATGGGACCTGTTGTCCCGTGAGAAGCTGATGGATTACGCTGAAAAGCACGCGATCCCGATCGAGCGTCACGGCAAGAAGAAGTCCCCGTACTCAATGGACGCCAACCTGCTGCACATCTCCTATGAAGGCGGCGTGCTGGAAGACACCTGGACCGAGCACGAAGAAGACATGTGGAAATGGACCGTCTCCCCGGAGAACGCGCCAGACAAGCCACAGTACCTGGAACTGACCTACCGCAACGGCGACATCGTCGCGCTGGATGGCGTCGAAATGACCCCGGCCACCGTGTTGGCGACCCTGAACCGTATTGGCGGCGAACACGGCATCGGCCGTCTCGACATCGTCGAGAACCGTTACGTGGGCATGAAGTCCCGTGGCTGCTACGAAACTCCAGGCGGCACCATCATGCTGCGCGCTCACCGTGCCATCGAGTCCATTACCCTGGACCGTGAAGTGGCTCACCTCAAAGACGAGTTGATGCCCAAGTACGCCAGCCTGATCTACACCGGCTACTGGTGGAGCCCTGAGCGTCTGATGCTGCAACAGATGATCGACGCCTCCCAGGCTCACGTGAACGGCGTTGTGCGCCTCAAGCTGTACAAGGGCAATGTGATCGTCACCGGTCGCAAGTCCGATGACTCTTTGTTCGATGCCAACATCGCCACCTTCGAAGAAGATGGCGGCGCTTACAACCAGGCAGACGCGGCCGGCTTTATCAAGTTGAATGCACTGCGCATGCGCATCGCTGCCAACAAAGGTCGCTCATTGTTCTGA
- a CDS encoding response regulator transcription factor, with protein MNKVLIVDDHPVIRLAVRMLMERHGYEVVAETDNGVDALQLAREHMPDIVILDIGIPKLDGLEVICRLSSTKQPAPFKVLVLTSQAPGHFSMRCMQAGAAGYVCKQQDLTELLSAIKAVLSGYSYFPNQALNSVRSTMGNASEADMVERLSGREMMVLQQLARGKTNKEIADGMFLSNKTVSTYKTRLLLKLNARSLVDLIELAQRNGLV; from the coding sequence ATGAATAAAGTGCTGATCGTGGATGATCATCCCGTCATTCGTCTTGCTGTGCGTATGCTAATGGAGCGTCATGGTTATGAGGTCGTTGCCGAGACCGATAACGGTGTGGACGCGTTGCAACTTGCACGGGAGCATATGCCGGACATTGTGATATTGGATATTGGGATTCCAAAACTTGATGGCCTGGAAGTCATTTGCCGGTTGTCTTCAACCAAGCAGCCTGCGCCGTTCAAGGTGCTGGTGTTGACGTCCCAGGCGCCTGGCCATTTTTCCATGCGATGCATGCAGGCTGGGGCTGCGGGCTACGTATGCAAGCAGCAGGACCTGACCGAACTGCTGAGTGCGATCAAGGCTGTCCTGTCGGGCTACAGCTATTTCCCCAATCAAGCGCTCAATTCGGTGCGTTCGACCATGGGCAATGCCAGCGAGGCCGATATGGTCGAGCGCCTCTCGGGCCGCGAGATGATGGTGTTGCAGCAATTGGCGCGGGGTAAGACCAACAAGGAGATCGCCGACGGCATGTTTCTCAGCAACAAGACGGTCAGTACCTACAAGACCCGCTTGCTGCTAAAGCTCAATGCTCGCTCCTTGGTGGACCTGATCGAATTGGCTCAACGCAACGGCTTGGTCTAG